The following are encoded in a window of Dioscorea cayenensis subsp. rotundata cultivar TDr96_F1 chromosome 16, TDr96_F1_v2_PseudoChromosome.rev07_lg8_w22 25.fasta, whole genome shotgun sequence genomic DNA:
- the LOC120278880 gene encoding uncharacterized protein LOC120278880 — MFKASIIVATGSFGKGRCDHIFKNRRPNFGWIAWKAVDHVHEFRRMPTNNMGCWQIPFFSSPNAEIKALIIAIHNLRTENINIARIFISSQPLMSILNNCQCLGLWFSQTSVANLYHLLSEIGNPRIDMIPWNWNKLAYASTWKGFSSPDLSLFHKSLDLPRWLMKAINNASFVC; from the exons ATGTTCAAAGCTTCTATCATTGTAGCCACTGGTTCATTTGGAAAAGGTCGATGTGATCACATTTTCAAGAATAGAAGACCTAATTTTGGCTGGATTGCGTGGAAAGCTGTGGATCATGTTCATGAATTTCGGCGAATGCCAACAAATAATATGG GATGCTGGCAGATTCCTTTCTTCTCGAGCCCGAATGCTGAAATAAAGGCTCTCATTATTGCTATTCACAATCTTCGAACGGAGAATATCAACATTGCCAGAATTTTCATCAGCTCTCAACCTCTCATgagtattttaaataattgtcaATGTTTGGGGCTGTGGTTTTCGCAAACTTCTGTGGCTAATCTCTATCATTTGCTGTCCGAAATTGGTAATCCTCGCATTGATATGATCCCTTGGAATTGGAACAAGTTAGCATATGCTTCAACCTGGAAGGGATTCAGCTCCCCGGACCTGTCTCTTTTTCACAAAAGCCTTGATCTTCCCCGTTGGCTTATGAAGGCCATTAACAATGCtagttttgtttgttaa
- the LOC120278881 gene encoding uncharacterized protein LOC120278881, with protein sequence MLHLAVVLYHLKQDEEAETLALEAVRIRETTFGKESLPVGEALDCLVSIQTRLGKDDGDMLRKLKRVLSIQEKELGFQSEETMTTLKKVVFYLNKMGKKDELFPLQRRLRLLKTKIMQKAPV encoded by the exons ATGTTGCATCTTGCAGTTGTATTATACCATTtaaaacaagatgaagaagctGAGACACTTGCTTTGGAAGCAGTACGCATTCGTGAAACTACATTTGGAAAGGAATCTCTTCCTGTGG GTGAAGCCCTTGATTGCCTTGTTTCAATTCAGACAAGGTTGGGGAAGGATGATGGCGACATGCTGAGAAAGTTGAAGAGGGTTCTTAGCATTCAAGAAAAAGAGTTGGGTTTTCAAAGTGAAGAAACTATGACAACCTTGAAGAAAgttgttttctatttaaataagATGGGGAAAAAGGATGAGTTATTTCCTCTCCAAAGGAGATTGAGGCTGctcaaaactaaaataatgCAGAAAGCCCCTGTTTAA
- the LOC120278466 gene encoding glutathione S-transferase T3: MGMTSQQINIETSGFQIPSSDPENLDKNSHADQQNTTETGSFSDSQFPPFFTQPRIENIILNEDQHEDQVEKQQPWSMEDDKMLVSAWLTISTNSVVGTSQNDRTFWKRVTDYFNENRQSGPRRKTTSCKQHWFWIISLINKFNQIYNRLLGEHHSGWSDDQLKEHARTLYYQNRKKHFIHKHVWVMLKDDPKWKPNTPLARSSKKLKINESGAYTSSSHADTSIDVDDSEVEVRLIGQKATKAKRKGKSNVVEKSNIDEQMKARWAELQEWRNEKLAEVRSLKKSFEMVADHQILTMDTSHMNAEQLENRLMCNVIKSKYNI; encoded by the coding sequence ATGGGTATGACAAGTCAACAAATCAACATTGAAACAAGTGGCTTTCAGATTCCTTCAAGCGACCCCGaaaatttggataaaaattcTCATGCCGATCAACAAAATACAACTGAAACAGGTTCATTTTCTGACTCTCAATTTCCCCCTTTTTTCACACAACCAAGGATTGAGAATATCATTCTGAATGAagaccaacatgaagatcaagttgAAAAACAACAACCGTGGAGCATGGAAGATGATAAAATGCTCGTGAGTGCATGGCTTACAATTTCAACTAATAGTGTTGTGGGTACTTCCCAGAATGATAGAACATTTTGGAAAAGAGTGACTGactatttcaatgaaaatcggCAATCTGGTCCAAGGAGAAAAACAACTAGCTGTAAGCAACATTGGTTTTGGATAATTTcacttattaataaatttaaccaAATATACAACAGATTATTAGGTGAGCATCATAGTGGATGGAGTGACGATCAATTGAAGGAACATGCTCGTACTCTATATTATCAGAATCGTAAAAAGCATTTCATCCATAAGCATGTTTGGGTCATGTTGAAAGATGATCCAAAATGGAAACCAAATACTCCTCTTGCTAGgtcttcaaagaaattaaagatcAATGAAAGTGGTGCATATACATCATCATCCCATGCGGATACAAGCATTGATGTAGATGACAGTGAGGTCGAGGTCCGTCTTATTGGCCAAAAAGCAACAAAGGCAAAGAGAAAAGGGAAGTCAAATGTGgttgaaaaatcaaatatagaCGAACAAATGAAAGCAAGGTGGGCAGAATTACAAGAATGGAGGAATGAAAAATTAGCAGAAGTGAGAAGTTTGAAAAAGTCTTTTGAAATGGTTGCTGATCATCAAATTTTGACCATGGATACTAGCCACATGAATGCTGAACAACTCGAGAATCGTCTTATGTGTAAtgttataaaatcaaaatataatatttaa
- the LOC120278465 gene encoding uncharacterized protein LOC120278465, whose product MDPSQLEQIKQFFVDELMDDSEKKMCVLLQEWERWKKNESTSGLRRSRRHLNRDREARHEKLFNDYFADEPVYPGNVFRRRFRMRKALFLRIVEALANHSEYFQLRVDATGKRGLSPLQKCTAAIRQLAYGVPAN is encoded by the coding sequence ATGGATCCTTCCCAGTTGGAACAAATCAAGCAATTTTTTGTAGATGAGTTGATGGATGATTCGGAAAAAAAGATGTGTGTATTGCTTCAAGAATGGGAGAGGTGGAAAAAGAATGAATCAACTAGTGGCCTTAGAAGAAGCCGAAGGCATCTGAATCGTGATCGTGAAGCAAGACATGAAAAGCTTTTCAATGACTACTTCGCCGATGAACCTGTTTATCCTGGTAATGTATTTCGTCGAAGATTTCGAATGCGCAAGGCATTATTTCTGCGAATCGTAGAAGCACTAGCAAATCATTCagaatattttcaattaagGGTTGATGCAACTGGTAAACGAGGGCTTTCACCACTTCAAAAATGTACTGCTGCTATTCGACAATTAGCATATGGTGTACCGGCTAATTAG